The proteins below come from a single Zonotrichia leucophrys gambelii isolate GWCS_2022_RI chromosome 3, RI_Zleu_2.0, whole genome shotgun sequence genomic window:
- the LOC135445132 gene encoding actin nucleation-promoting factor WAS-like: MHGRRRGEPGSGGVGRRGMRRVRGRGGGEGGGGGGEGEKREGGIAARVAQAAQRSGCQPHEKPPPPPPDSTITSQGEGKRPALCSRSSPSPQPLRAAGRPCTASPPAPHGLPGRLLPAAERPQGAMAVPGPVPPARRRAVALGLHLPGRLRLRFPGVLSVPRLCLRFASASPMREVRVLGSLVLGEITLCFRPRS; the protein is encoded by the coding sequence ATGCACGGCCGCCGGCGGGGAGAGCCGGGTAGCGGCGGCGTCGGCAGGAGAGGGATGCGGAGAGtgcgaggaagaggaggaggagagggaggaggaggaggaggagaaggagagaagagggagggagggatcgCGGCGAGAGTAGCGCAGGCAGCGCAGCGGAGCGGCTGCCAGCCACACGAgaagccgccgccgccgccgccggacTCAACCATCACTtcccagggagaggggaagcGGCCGGCGCTGTGCAGCCGGAGCTCGCCCAGCCCGCAGCCTCTCCGCGCCGCTGGACGGCCCTGCACGGCCTCGCCCCCCGCCCCGCACGGCCTCCCCGGGCGGCTGCTGCCCGCCGCCGAGCGGCCCCAGGGAGCGATGGCTGTCCCGGGCCCGGTGCCCCCGGCGCGGAGAAGGGCAGTGGCTCTAGGGCTACACCTGCCCGGGAGGCTTCGGCTGCGATTCCCCGGTGTCCTGTCTGTCCCCCGGCTCTGCCTGCGGTTCGCCTCCGCCAGCCCCATGCGAGAGGTGCGGGTGCTGGGGTCCCTCGTCCTCGGTGAAATTACCCTCTGCTTTCGTCCCCGCTCTTGA